From the Mya arenaria isolate MELC-2E11 chromosome 17, ASM2691426v1 genome, the window aaaatcaaagcactgaaatgTTAGTTaagaaaggatgctatatttaACCCTATATTTGTATAAGTCATTGTGACTGCAATTATTTGAAAACCAAATATTTACCAACACAAGTCACATGCCGTCAAagatagaaataataataaaagtacacaaattatttaaatatatgataaaaatacacataataatTTAACCAAACGCGGGTCTAGATTAAAACAAACCGTTACAAAGATTAGCTTTTCTAGTTTTCTTTATTAATGCATAACTATTACCTAgtaaataatcttaaaatgaaatgatgttGTAATAAATAGCGGTCTATTTTATTTGAAGTCCATTAAATACCTCAATAAgaataaaactgaaattatcatcaaataacattttaaacgtCCCTTAATAGCTAGTATGCTGTCTCCATTTCTAACTCATACTTTCCTCAAGCGCATTTTAACGTCGGGTGAGCTTTCCTACGAACAAAAGTAATACGGCTTTCTCAACGCTGATATGCTTGGGGTAATTCTAGTacaatatgttttgtatggatCATCTTTTGCACATCCATGCACGATTCCGATGATTTGGAAATGTTCGTTCTTTTGAAATCGAACACCGTTTCCGTCTTGGTTGTTCAAATCAATCAATTTGTCCCTTTTAACTCGGAATTCTTCAAGTACCGTATTGCTGATTATTTTGGGATCAACTTTCAGCAAAAATGCTCCGGAGTCACCTGGATGCGAAAACTCTCTTGATTCTCCGTCAATTTCTAAAACATCAAGTTTGTTGCAGTCTGGAAGGTCGATAGGGTGACTGAATACCCCAAATGTAAGTCCCGATGCACAgccatattttataacaattgtctTGCCACGTACTCGTATGTCATCACAATTTTCTTGGTAGCTGAGCTTGCAAATCGgttgtatttcaaaatctgcaaaaataaAACTAGGTTGGGTggacaattatatatatatatattatatatatactatgaATATACTCTGCTTATAATGGCTCTCGTTATCTGTAAAGGATGAACACAATAAAAATTCAGAGCTTTAATTCTTCaaagtaatgtttttaaaagtcgTTGAAACAAGTATGAATTAAATACTCATGTAGTATAAGCTATTTAACGGTTTGTTGGTTATCAACTCGCTTTAATTCAGGAAGAACGTCCAAAATATCAAGTGTTCAACTCAAGTTTAACTGCAAGGGCACGTACGTTTTATGAAACCAGCATAGTATACTTTAGTCACTACAACACGTGCAATGTGTATTTAGTTTCGGAGAAATCTCATTAAACTGTTGAAGAAATTCACTTAGCAATCTCATGTTTAACGATTACAAATGGCAAAATGTGTCTTGTGGTTCATGGAAATTTATCagtcaaataaaaatgacaGCATAACCACCAGCGTGCAATAGCGAAAAGAAGCGCCACTGCCGAGGGCATCACGGGATTCCCAACCTACTTAAATTGTTTGTGAACAGCtgactgtttaaaaatattaaacggAGTTTATGACGACTTTTTGTTGCGCTATgagttttgataaaaattacGTTACATTGCTTAATATGTATTCTATCAATGCCTTTTTTAGAATAGATTAAAATGAGCTTTGAAGTGTATTAACATGTATAATaagaaatgttgttgttttttaaaaaaaggtatgCGAAGTCCTGCATATTCAACAAAACACATGAGCAGTAAAGTTTTAATAGTTACCAGATGCATACTTCCTTATTTCGTCTGTTAAGTTAATCATTGGAACGTTGGGTTCGATGACAGCAATGTCAACAAAAACATCGTCTTTATTACCGTAATAAACATCTTTGATGGTTCCGAACTTACACGAAGGAGGATCAGATGCTTCGAAAAGGTCACCGACGTTTTTAAATTCTTTCATTTCTTTACTGTAGCAATCTTCTTTCAGTTCACGCAAATTACTTTCACTCAGAACACCATGAGCACATGTGAGTGCATCATCTCGTTTGAGACACCCTTGCATTGTGCACGTGATAATGTCTTGTTCAAAAATCGTTGTTTCCTTTTTCTGTGACAGCATGTCAATTTTATCTCCTTGCATATCTATTCCTTGAAACTCCCTCACATCAACTGAATAGTTTCCCACTTTATCATCGAACTTTTCAAATCCAAACGGGATCCACCCTTTCAAGAAAACTGACAGAACTATGCAGTCTTTTTCCTCAAACTGCATGTTTTCTGGATCAGCATAATTCCTGCCTCTAAGACAACTGTATGAACTCTTTGAAAGGTTTGGATATTGAAAGagagttttattttgttgtttttcacagtTTTCCCATGTCTCGCAATATCTTTGGAGACAAGCTAAGTTTTCGATTATTCTCTTGTCTTGAAATCATTCTGTCTTCTGAAACTAGCATGGCCTTATGGTggatttttaaaggaaaaccTTGAGTTTCAGGTCTATTGACGTTTTTGTTTGCAACGACTACAAAGACGATATTTTTGTCGGTGTCATTTTCTTCATATGCGGCATAAACCTTTGATGTGAGCTTTCTACCAAGCTTTTTTCAATGTTCCTGCTTACAACTTCACAAATACGTCTCTGTGTGTCCGGTTCATCagaaaatatgttcataacTTCATTCCAAGTCGTAAAATCCGGCGGACTCCACCCTTTTTGAATCTTTTGAAAGAGCTTTGATTTGTTTCCTATAAACATGAGAAAAGCTAATTCGTAAAAACTGTAGAGCTAATAGAACAAGTgttgtttaaattgaatagctaaagaataataatattaatatacgCTTTACCTTAATtgccaaacacaaaacaaatttcatattttgatcaacATAAGTTTAAAAACGGAATGGGCGCAGGGtagaatgaaaatgaaaagattTTCCTTTCTTTCTCATACTTCTATTCTTCTATTGTTAATGATTGTATTGTTTTCAGTTTTCCGGGAGTTGTCAGAAcgttaataatatttattcaagcATGTCTTTACAAGTCTTTAGCAAGTATTTTATTGTGATTGTTAAagattatttgtttacaaatatgatttgtcgtatagaaaataataacattgttGGTCAGCTTTTAAACCAAGTGAAACATCCATTGATTTTGCCATAGTTTGATCAGTTTCAGTATATCCATAGTCTAAATAGTGAGATAAAAACAGTTGCATATGTGTATAACTGTACATTGATCCTGTCTGTCTACTTAAGTTAACcttaattttatattgtttagttGTCTTTGTAAAGTAGGCAAGTATGAAGTAATAAGAAATGGATGCCACTTGTAGTATTGTACCTGTTCTCTCGGTCCATTGGTTGGATTCGTACGACGGTTCCCTAAAATTCaagtaaacaatacaatatagaAACAGACAGgttatatctaaatataattaaaagggTTGAGATATTTGAATCAGGCAACGTTGACGTTCAGTTCTGGTATTTTGCACGTGTGtgtttgttgatatatttcatatattgtaCTTAAGAAACATTTAACAACGGGATCGATATGTTAAACCTTTGGTCATATTTACTTATCGCAAGGACAATTAAATGAGATGTTAGTTAAATAACATTATGAGATTAGTTAATTCTTACAACAGTAAAGATTATGTATGatcattgcaaaataaattgtcattatAGAATTCAgataacatataacaaataataaatttgttgtAGAGAATAACCATCAGCGTTAACAATATTTTGCGACTTTTTGAATGGcgccatatttaaaaaaaaacctgaaataaatgtttgcttCAAAAGAGTAGAAATAGTTGTAAATTTCATGAAAAGCAAAGGTGTAATTGGATTCTTGAATAGTCCAATGTAGCCACTACATCCTAACTGTTACACTGTTATATATTGGATTGCAATTCTTAAATGGTGTGGCTCACATAAGAAACGAACGCCAGGCGGGCCAAAAAAGAATCCTCTACTGGGGATCAAATAAGGATATatgttatttaagttttaacattaCACGTTAATTTTAAAGGGATAACTACAAAATTGGGCTGtaacaatataaatcatatattcCTGCATTAATGATCTATATTAACTTAAGGACCTAGTTTTATAACTGTTTGGCATGAATATCACCTGCTTTGTACCTCCTGTTttttgcactggtgtcacaatAGGAAttggggccaatttcctgtgtattcgtttattggctcagagCCATTAAAGGTTGACACTTTTAGATTTGATTATCTCATTGTCTCACTTATACATGTAACCATATGCATAGCTATTGTGTTTATTAA encodes:
- the LOC128224725 gene encoding uncharacterized protein LOC128224725, whose protein sequence is MQFEEKDCIVLSVFLKGWIPFGFEKFDDKVGNYSVDVREFQGIDMQGDKIDMLSQKKETTIFEQDIITCTMQGCLKRDDALTCAHGVLSESNLRELKEDCYSKEMKEFKNVGDLFEASDPPSCKFGTIKDVYYGNKDDVFVDIAVIEPNVPMINLTDEIRKYASDFEIQPICKLSYQENCDDIRVRGKTIVIKYGCASGLTFGVFSHPIDLPDCNKLDVLEIDGESREFSHPGDSGAFLLKVDPKIISNTVLEEFRVKRDKLIDLNNQDGNGVRFQKNEHFQIIGIVHGCAKDDPYKTYCTRITPSISALRKPYYFCS